In Bacillus cereus ATCC 14579, a single window of DNA contains:
- a CDS encoding YveK family protein, whose product MKQEMSIKDFQQLLKRRFVTIILTMCCLTASLVLISMYVLKPSYQYSTQILVGNLDEFNKENSTNKTQENKQLVTSYVDILKSPLIISTVKKTLKLEQSSYELAQKISVVNTDNSQIVTVTVKDSNPKIVKDIVKTLAEQSQKSFQQYTNVQGVKVLTDPELQEQAEKLFPKFQLIIPISLIVSFFVGIGLAVFQDYFDERIYTEQDLEKITTVSVIGHINMEPNRKKKPTEVDKKSSIYRGEHVDV is encoded by the coding sequence TTGAAGCAAGAAATGAGTATAAAAGATTTTCAACAATTATTGAAAAGAAGATTCGTAACGATTATTTTAACGATGTGTTGTTTAACCGCTTCTTTAGTTCTTATCTCTATGTATGTTTTAAAGCCATCATATCAATATTCAACGCAAATTCTTGTTGGGAATTTAGATGAGTTTAATAAGGAAAATTCAACAAATAAAACACAAGAAAATAAGCAACTAGTAACATCGTATGTTGATATTTTAAAAAGCCCATTAATTATATCAACAGTCAAAAAAACTTTGAAATTAGAGCAATCAAGTTATGAATTAGCACAAAAAATCTCGGTTGTGAATACGGACAACTCACAAATTGTAACTGTTACAGTAAAAGATTCCAATCCGAAAATCGTGAAAGACATTGTAAAGACATTGGCAGAGCAATCACAAAAAAGCTTTCAACAGTACACAAATGTACAAGGGGTGAAAGTATTAACTGATCCTGAGTTACAGGAACAGGCTGAAAAATTGTTTCCGAAATTTCAACTGATCATTCCTATTTCTTTAATTGTTAGTTTTTTTGTTGGGATAGGTTTAGCTGTATTTCAAGATTATTTTGATGAACGTATATACACGGAACAAGATTTAGAGAAAATAACAACAGTCTCTGTTATTGGTCACATAAATATGGAACCAAATAGAAAAAAGAAACCTACAGAGGTTGATAAAAAATCATCTATATATCGAGGTGAACATGTCGATGTTTAG
- a CDS encoding CpsD/CapB family tyrosine-protein kinase: MSMFRTKKQLPFNLHDDLMKEQFYTVYHELKKSGKQLFTVSSTKDRGVVASLIVNMGLVFAEMKKKVLLIDVNFSDPKLHVLLQSDHMITVNDIISSSSCNYESFSSNLSNYLYCIPAKKTVHTGTPLVAMDEFDNAIAKWKEDFDYIFVYSSEVFELPATHIIAGKCDGVVLAVKKQKDSLRTVQKVIADINRKECELIGIILYS; this comes from the coding sequence ATGTCGATGTTTAGGACAAAGAAGCAGCTTCCATTCAATTTGCATGATGATCTGATGAAAGAGCAGTTTTATACGGTGTATCACGAGCTGAAAAAATCCGGAAAACAACTGTTCACAGTTAGTTCAACGAAGGACAGAGGTGTTGTTGCCTCGCTTATAGTAAATATGGGTCTAGTGTTTGCGGAAATGAAAAAAAAGGTGTTACTTATTGATGTGAATTTTTCTGACCCTAAACTACATGTATTATTACAAAGTGATCACATGATAACAGTAAACGATATAATAAGCTCTTCCTCCTGCAATTATGAATCTTTTTCTAGTAATTTGTCTAATTACTTATATTGTATTCCTGCAAAAAAAACAGTACATACAGGGACGCCTTTAGTTGCTATGGATGAATTTGATAATGCGATTGCTAAGTGGAAAGAAGATTTTGATTACATTTTCGTTTATTCTTCTGAAGTATTTGAACTTCCTGCTACGCACATTATTGCAGGGAAATGCGATGGAGTGGTTTTAGCAGTTAAAAAGCAAAAAGATTCATTACGTACAGTGCAAAAAGTAATAGCGGATATAAATAGGAAAGAATGTGAATTAATAGGTATAATTTTATATTCTTGA